The Mauremys reevesii isolate NIE-2019 linkage group 1, ASM1616193v1, whole genome shotgun sequence genome has a segment encoding these proteins:
- the LRRC32 gene encoding transforming growth factor beta activator LRRC32 isoform X1 codes for MHVTCYHRHLHLNEVIEIAMKLYLLLFLAANGGISSHRPLEESPCEMVKMNAFCHGKELHQIPPELHPNINKIDLSGNQIKNISEKPLTFYTSLQHLDLRSNQISFIEPGVFTYMTSLVEVILANNQLDELAQHRTPGVGLLPEIRTLDLSHNRLYNGMAEYFIHKAPSLQYLSLAENSITVILHRMFQGSPALVEVDLHSNIIMDIEEGAFETLVHLTKLNLSMNSITCISDFSLRQLQILDLSRNSIETFHATESKEEYNLRWLDLSENKLLRFPVFPQVNKLAYLNLSKNLMQFTADSAHDEVNYMERDWLEAPFHLLDQKQNTNTSSLYLSQLLYLDLSYNEIKSIPNEFFESMSSLRFLNLSKNCLQTFAVNSDSALISLAILDLSFNALQNLLLDASTLTNLQELYIQNNHLQALQFDIFASLPSIKLLNLQSNNISFCSMYSGLAKQRLTGEENGCVSFVDFPALRYLYLADNMLKNLPMYAFYKTSLILLELSMNQGLKIEAKALSGLETSLEYLNLHGNGMTVLNIDLPRFHHLKHLNLSENQLSWLPKWGSDASLEVLDLRKNSFSNLQSSNILALENSLKNLYLAGNPLSCCGNVWLSSMIQNKNVAIPGVEQITCQYSKSFGYQEEINISNIRPEVCEKEDLKKINLLIILTVALILSVIIIGLGSFCCFRRQKFSQQFKA; via the coding sequence GTAAAGATGAATGCATTTTGTCACGGCAAAGAGCTTCACCAAATCCCTCCAGAGCTCCATCCAAACATAAATAAAATAGATTTGTCTggaaatcagattaaaaatatCTCTGAGAAACCACTGACATTTTACACCTCGCTCCAGCATTTGGATTTAAGATCCAACCAAATAAGCTTCATTGAGCCCGGAGTCTTCACATACATGACAAGCCTGGTGGAGGTCATTTTAGCCAATAACCAGCTAGATGAGTTGGCTCAGCATAGGACACCAGGAGTTGGACTTTTACCAGAGATCAGAACACTGGACTTGTCCCACAACAGACTTTACAATGGAATGGCTGAGTATTTTATACACAAAGCACCATCACTTCAGTATCTTTCCTTGGCAGAAAACAGCATTACCGTGATATTGCACAGGATGTTTCAGGGGTCTCCAGCTCTTGTTGAGGTTGACCTCCACAGTAATATCATCATGGACATAGAAGAAGGTGCCTTTGAAACTCTGGTGCATCTCACCAAGCTCAATCTCTCCATGAACTCGATCACTTGCATCTCAGATTTCAGCCTCAGACAACTCCAGATACTCGACCTCAGTAGGAACAGCATTGAGACTTTTCATGCCACAGAGTCAAAGGAAGAGTATAACCTGAGGTGGCTGGATCTTAGTGAGAACAAGCTACTGCGCTTCCCGGTTTTCCCCCAGGTGAACAAGCTGGCGTATCTGAATTTATCTAAGAATTTAATGCAGTTTACTGCTGACTCTGCTCACGATGAGGTGAACTACATGGAAAGGGACTGGCTGGAAGCTCCTTTTCATCTTCTGGATCAGAAGCAAAATACAAACACGAGTTCTCTGTACCTATCCCAGCTTTTATATTTAGACTTAAGTTATAATGAGATCAAATCCATCCCAAATGAGTTCTTTGAGTCAATGTCCTCGCTTCGGTTTCTTAATCTCAGTAAAAATTGCCTCCAGACATTTGCCGTGAATTCTGACAGTGCATTGATCTCACTAGCCATCCTTGATTTAAGCTTCAATGCTTTGCAGAATCTCTTACTAGATGCCAGCACATTGACTAATTTACAGGAGCTCTACATTCAAAACAATCATCTCCAGGCCCTGCAATTTGACATCTTTGCGAGCCTTCCCAGCATCAAATTGCTCAATCTCCAGAGTAATAAcattagcttttgcagcatgtaTTCCGGATTAGCTAAACAAAGGCTTACTGGCGAGGAGAATGGTTGTGTATCATTTGTTGACTTCCCTGCTCTTAGGTACTTATACTTGGCTGACAACATGTTGAAGAACTTACCAATGTATGCTTTTTACAAGACTTCACTAATTCTCCTGGAGCTCTCCATGAACCAAGGACTGAAAATAGAGGCTAAAGCATTATCAGGACTTGAGACATCTCTTGAGTATTTGAATTTACATGGCAATGGCATGACAGTTTTAAATATTGACCTGCCTCGTTTTCATCACCTTAAACATTTAAACCTGTCTGAAAATCAACTGAGCTGGTTACCCAAGTGGGGTAGTGACGCTTCGTTGGAAGTTCTGGATCTACGGAAAAACAGTTTTAGTAATCTACAGAGCAGTAACATTTTAGCATTAGAAAACTCTCTTAAAAACTTATATCTTGCTGGGAACCCACTCAGCTGCTGTGGAAATGTCTGGCTCTCATCTATGATCCAGAATAAAAATGTAGCGATCCCTGGTGTAGAGCAAATAACATGCCAGTACTCCAAGAGCTTTGGGTACCAAGAAGAAATTAATATTAGCAACATAAGACCAGAAGTCTGTGAAAAAGAGGATCTAAAGAAAATTAACTTGCTTATTATACTAACGGTTGCATTAATTTTATCAGTGATCATCATTGGACTGGGTTCATTTTGTTGCTTCCGCAGACAAAAGTTTAGCCAGCAATTTAAAGCATAG
- the LRRC32 gene encoding transforming growth factor beta activator LRRC32 isoform X2, whose product MKLYLLLFLAANGGISSHRPLEESPCEMVKMNAFCHGKELHQIPPELHPNINKIDLSGNQIKNISEKPLTFYTSLQHLDLRSNQISFIEPGVFTYMTSLVEVILANNQLDELAQHRTPGVGLLPEIRTLDLSHNRLYNGMAEYFIHKAPSLQYLSLAENSITVILHRMFQGSPALVEVDLHSNIIMDIEEGAFETLVHLTKLNLSMNSITCISDFSLRQLQILDLSRNSIETFHATESKEEYNLRWLDLSENKLLRFPVFPQVNKLAYLNLSKNLMQFTADSAHDEVNYMERDWLEAPFHLLDQKQNTNTSSLYLSQLLYLDLSYNEIKSIPNEFFESMSSLRFLNLSKNCLQTFAVNSDSALISLAILDLSFNALQNLLLDASTLTNLQELYIQNNHLQALQFDIFASLPSIKLLNLQSNNISFCSMYSGLAKQRLTGEENGCVSFVDFPALRYLYLADNMLKNLPMYAFYKTSLILLELSMNQGLKIEAKALSGLETSLEYLNLHGNGMTVLNIDLPRFHHLKHLNLSENQLSWLPKWGSDASLEVLDLRKNSFSNLQSSNILALENSLKNLYLAGNPLSCCGNVWLSSMIQNKNVAIPGVEQITCQYSKSFGYQEEINISNIRPEVCEKEDLKKINLLIILTVALILSVIIIGLGSFCCFRRQKFSQQFKA is encoded by the coding sequence GTAAAGATGAATGCATTTTGTCACGGCAAAGAGCTTCACCAAATCCCTCCAGAGCTCCATCCAAACATAAATAAAATAGATTTGTCTggaaatcagattaaaaatatCTCTGAGAAACCACTGACATTTTACACCTCGCTCCAGCATTTGGATTTAAGATCCAACCAAATAAGCTTCATTGAGCCCGGAGTCTTCACATACATGACAAGCCTGGTGGAGGTCATTTTAGCCAATAACCAGCTAGATGAGTTGGCTCAGCATAGGACACCAGGAGTTGGACTTTTACCAGAGATCAGAACACTGGACTTGTCCCACAACAGACTTTACAATGGAATGGCTGAGTATTTTATACACAAAGCACCATCACTTCAGTATCTTTCCTTGGCAGAAAACAGCATTACCGTGATATTGCACAGGATGTTTCAGGGGTCTCCAGCTCTTGTTGAGGTTGACCTCCACAGTAATATCATCATGGACATAGAAGAAGGTGCCTTTGAAACTCTGGTGCATCTCACCAAGCTCAATCTCTCCATGAACTCGATCACTTGCATCTCAGATTTCAGCCTCAGACAACTCCAGATACTCGACCTCAGTAGGAACAGCATTGAGACTTTTCATGCCACAGAGTCAAAGGAAGAGTATAACCTGAGGTGGCTGGATCTTAGTGAGAACAAGCTACTGCGCTTCCCGGTTTTCCCCCAGGTGAACAAGCTGGCGTATCTGAATTTATCTAAGAATTTAATGCAGTTTACTGCTGACTCTGCTCACGATGAGGTGAACTACATGGAAAGGGACTGGCTGGAAGCTCCTTTTCATCTTCTGGATCAGAAGCAAAATACAAACACGAGTTCTCTGTACCTATCCCAGCTTTTATATTTAGACTTAAGTTATAATGAGATCAAATCCATCCCAAATGAGTTCTTTGAGTCAATGTCCTCGCTTCGGTTTCTTAATCTCAGTAAAAATTGCCTCCAGACATTTGCCGTGAATTCTGACAGTGCATTGATCTCACTAGCCATCCTTGATTTAAGCTTCAATGCTTTGCAGAATCTCTTACTAGATGCCAGCACATTGACTAATTTACAGGAGCTCTACATTCAAAACAATCATCTCCAGGCCCTGCAATTTGACATCTTTGCGAGCCTTCCCAGCATCAAATTGCTCAATCTCCAGAGTAATAAcattagcttttgcagcatgtaTTCCGGATTAGCTAAACAAAGGCTTACTGGCGAGGAGAATGGTTGTGTATCATTTGTTGACTTCCCTGCTCTTAGGTACTTATACTTGGCTGACAACATGTTGAAGAACTTACCAATGTATGCTTTTTACAAGACTTCACTAATTCTCCTGGAGCTCTCCATGAACCAAGGACTGAAAATAGAGGCTAAAGCATTATCAGGACTTGAGACATCTCTTGAGTATTTGAATTTACATGGCAATGGCATGACAGTTTTAAATATTGACCTGCCTCGTTTTCATCACCTTAAACATTTAAACCTGTCTGAAAATCAACTGAGCTGGTTACCCAAGTGGGGTAGTGACGCTTCGTTGGAAGTTCTGGATCTACGGAAAAACAGTTTTAGTAATCTACAGAGCAGTAACATTTTAGCATTAGAAAACTCTCTTAAAAACTTATATCTTGCTGGGAACCCACTCAGCTGCTGTGGAAATGTCTGGCTCTCATCTATGATCCAGAATAAAAATGTAGCGATCCCTGGTGTAGAGCAAATAACATGCCAGTACTCCAAGAGCTTTGGGTACCAAGAAGAAATTAATATTAGCAACATAAGACCAGAAGTCTGTGAAAAAGAGGATCTAAAGAAAATTAACTTGCTTATTATACTAACGGTTGCATTAATTTTATCAGTGATCATCATTGGACTGGGTTCATTTTGTTGCTTCCGCAGACAAAAGTTTAGCCAGCAATTTAAAGCATAG